CTCGCGCGCTGCGCGAGGATCCGCCCGGGGCCTGCCCGCGGCCGGGCGCTCCGCTACCGCGCCGCGTCCGCGGTGGTGGGATCGATCACGGCGTGGACCTCGAGGACGCGGTTCGCCGGGAAGCCGCCCCGGCGCGCGTGCTCCCGGACGCTCTCCTCGTCGGGCGCGAGGTAGATGCAGGTGATCTTGTCGCCCGTCACGTAGCTCTGCACCCACTGGACCTCGGGGCCCATCTCGCGCAGCACGCCGCACGACTTCTGGGCGACCCCCCGGAGGTCCTCGGGGGAAAGGTTGCCGGCGCCGGGAAGCTCGCGCTCGATCAGGTACCTGGGCATCGTGTGCTCCTTGGTTGTGGGACCGCTGGGTGTGATGGATGCCCACCCGGAGGTGGGCGGGGGTGCCGCTACTCGAAGACTTCCGTCTCCGCGGCGTGCTGGCACGAGACCGTGGGGTTCCAGTCCGCGAACGTTCCCCGCGGGTTGTCGCGCCACAGCCAGACGTGGAGCTTGTAGATCGGCAGGAACGAGTGCGGGTGGAACTCCTGCCCGAGCAGGGTCGGGGGAGCCTTGCCCTCCCAGGCGTCGATCGGGACGATGTACTCCAGCCCCACCAGGCGCAGGTGCCCGCTCGGTCCCGGCTCGTAGATCAGCAGCTCCGGCCGGAGGAGCTCGACCGTGCCGTCGATCAGCCCGGGGTTGCCGTAGTGGTACCCCATCGCGCCGAGCGTGCGGTGCGCCCAGCACGGGGTGATCCGCTCGGTGTACCCCGCCTCGACCGCCTTGTCGAAGTTGTGGTAGGCCGCGGTCTCCCGGCGAAGCGCGGCGAGCTGCCGGGCGAGGTCGGCGGACGTGCCGGCCGCGCGGCCGTGCGACGCGCCGGAGTGGTCCGACGGGGGCGCTGCCGGGGGGCCGGCTTCGCACGCCGCGAGGCCGAGCGTCACCAGCAGTGCGGCGAGCAGGGTGGGTCTGGACATGGTTCCGTCTCCTGTGAAGGTCCGCGCCGGGCGGCGGCCGGAGCCGTCGCGGTTCGCACGAACCAATCTGCGGAGCGGGAACGCACGGGGGATCGGGAGCCCTCCCTATTTTGGCGGGTGCGCCCCCCCGGTTTGGAGGAGTCCGAGCCGCTCCGCCTCGCGCGCGGCCTCCATCCGCGTCCGCACCCCCAGCTTGGCAAGCACGCTGGAGACGTGGTGGTCCACGGTCTTGGGGGCGAGGAAGAGCCGCTTCGCGATCTCGCCGTTGCGCAGCCCCGAGGCGATGAGCCGCGCGATCTCGGCCTCGCGGCGCGTGAGGCCGCCGGGATTGGCGCGCGTGGAGGGACGCGGGCCGCGTGGGACGC
The nucleotide sequence above comes from Longimicrobiaceae bacterium. Encoded proteins:
- a CDS encoding DUF4242 domain-containing protein, with the protein product MPRYLIERELPGAGNLSPEDLRGVAQKSCGVLREMGPEVQWVQSYVTGDKITCIYLAPDEESVREHARRGGFPANRVLEVHAVIDPTTADAAR